The following coding sequences lie in one Arachis stenosperma cultivar V10309 chromosome 5, arast.V10309.gnm1.PFL2, whole genome shotgun sequence genomic window:
- the LOC130982394 gene encoding peroxidase 47-like: protein MVYKRPLKCLRIVMANLVTAFVVMGIIVSGFRIGADGLNMNYYLFSCPFVESVVKDIVNRALEDDPSLAAPLLRMHFHDCFIQGCDGSILIDSTKGNKAEKDSPANLSLRGYEIIDDIKEELERQCPGVVSCADILALAARDAVFFAGGPVYDIPKGRKDGTRSKIEDTINLPSPNFNASDLIKMFAQHGFSAQEMVALSGAHTIGVARCSSFKNRLTKVDPNLNSEFANTLSRTCSAGDNAEQPFDETRDDFDNLYFDALVSGNGVLTSDQTLFTSPRTRNFVNSYAQNQALFFLDFQQAMVKMSLLDIKEGSKGQVRDNCRKIN from the exons ATGGTGTACAAAAGGCCATTGAAGTGTTTGAGGATAGTGATGGCTAATTTGGTGACAGCGTTTGTTGTGATGGGAATTATAGTGAGTGGTTTCAGAATTGGAGCAGATGGTTTGAACATGAATTACTATTTGTTTAGTTGCCCTTTTGTTGAATCTGTTGTTAAGGACATTGTCAATAGGGCATTGGAAGATGATCCTTCACTTGCTGCTCCTCTTCTTAGAATGCACTTCCATGATTGTTTCATTCAG GGATGTGATGGATCAATTTTGATTGATTCCACAAAGGGTAACAAAGCAGAAAAGGATTCACCAGCAAATTTGAGTTTGAGAGGCTATGAAATCATAGATGACATCAAAGAAGAGCTTGAAAGACAATGCCCTGGAGTAGTTTCATGTGCTGATATTCTTGCTTTAGCTGCTAGAGATGCAGTTTTCTTT GCAGGGGGGCCAGTTTATGACATACCAAAGGGAAGAAAAGATGGAACAAGGTCCAAAATTGAGGATACCATTAATCTGCCATCTCCCAACTTCAATGCTTCTGATCTCATCAAGATGTTTGCCCAACATGGCTTTTCAGCACAAGAGATGGTGGCTCTCTCTG GGGCTCACACAATAGGAGTAGCTAGGTGTTCTTCTTTCAAGAACAGACTAACAAAAGTGGATCCAAATTTGAACTCAGAATTTGCAAACACACTGTCTAGAACATGCAGTGCCGGTGACAATGCTGAGCAGCCGTTCGATGAAACAAGGGATGATTTCGACAACTTGTACTTCGACGCTTTGGTCTCCGGCAATGGGGTTCTCACATCCGATCAAACATTGTTCACTAGTCCAAGAACTAGGAATTTTGTCAACTCTTATGCACAGAACCAAGCCTTGTTCTTCTTGGATTTCCAACAAGCCATGGTCAAAATGAGCTTGCTTGATATCAAAGAAGGTTCTAAGGGTCAAGTTAGAGATAACTGCCGCAAGATAAATTGA
- the LOC130981765 gene encoding uncharacterized protein LOC130981765 isoform X2, whose protein sequence is MMEEKEKLDSYKVGSLPTVIYIPDFITDSEQSFLLNNIYGAPASKWKLLKNRRLQNWGGVVHEKGLLPQPLPPWLTNLTQKISEESRLFPSAINHVLINEYLPNQGIMPHQDGPAYFPVVAILSLGSPVVMDFTPHSRFKLDPQDVNGKDSDGGEDKRLDDDYLPFSVLLMPRSLLIFKDKAYSDYLHGIKDCAVQCYDGAVNEMEALKHNESDRPYFGSEESVETMGKEESKDISRTSTRVSLTCRLVPKVHKNLFRF, encoded by the exons ATGatggaagagaaagagaaattaGATAGTTACAAAGTTGGATCTTTGCCTACTGTAATATATATACCTGATTTCATCACAGATAGTGAACAAAGCTTTCTTCTTAACAAT ATATATGGAGCCCCTGCATCAAAGTGGAAGTTGTTGAAGAATAGGAGGTTACAGAATTGGG GTGGCGTTGTCCATGAGAAGGGCCTTCTACCTCAACCAT TGCCTCCATGGTTAACAAATCTTACACAAAAGATATCAGAAGAATCAAGACTATTTCCGTCAGCAATCAATCATGTTCTCATCAATGAGTACTTACCTAACCAAGGCATAATG CCACATCAAGATGGTCCAGCTTACTTTCCAGTTGTAGCTATTCTTTCACTCGGATCGCCTGTCGTCATGGACTTTACACCTCATTCTAGATTTAAACTAGATCCGCAAGATGTTAATGGCAAAGATTCTGATGGAGGAGAAGATAAAAGGCTTGATGATGATTACCTCCCATTCTCTGTTCTGTTGATGCCTCGCAGTCTACTGATATTCAAGGATAAGGCATACTCAG ATTATTTGCATGGTATTAAAGATTGTGCGGTACAATGCTATGATGGG GCTGTAAATGAAATGGAAGCTTTGAAACACAATGAATCAGATAGACCCTATTTTGGCTCAGAGGAATCAGTGGAAACAATGGGGAAGGAAGAGAGTAAGGATATATCAAGAACATCCACTAGAGTTTCATTAACTTGTAGATTGGTACCAAAAGTTCACAAGAATTTGTttaggttttga
- the LOC130981765 gene encoding uncharacterized protein LOC130981765 isoform X4 encodes MMEEKEKLDSYKVGSLPTVIYIPDFITDSEQSFLLNNIYGAPASKWKLLKNRRLQNWGGVVHEKGLLPQPLPPWLTNLTQKISEESRLFPSAINHVLINEYLPNQGIMPHQDGPAYFPVVAILSLGSPVVMDFTPHSRFKLDPQDVNGKDSDGGEDKRLDDDYLPFSVLLMPRSLLIFKDKAYSDYLHGIKDCAVQCYDGDWTLGKSRNCHTCINQLKLTCDFPPKKRQNWCLL; translated from the exons ATGatggaagagaaagagaaattaGATAGTTACAAAGTTGGATCTTTGCCTACTGTAATATATATACCTGATTTCATCACAGATAGTGAACAAAGCTTTCTTCTTAACAAT ATATATGGAGCCCCTGCATCAAAGTGGAAGTTGTTGAAGAATAGGAGGTTACAGAATTGGG GTGGCGTTGTCCATGAGAAGGGCCTTCTACCTCAACCAT TGCCTCCATGGTTAACAAATCTTACACAAAAGATATCAGAAGAATCAAGACTATTTCCGTCAGCAATCAATCATGTTCTCATCAATGAGTACTTACCTAACCAAGGCATAATG CCACATCAAGATGGTCCAGCTTACTTTCCAGTTGTAGCTATTCTTTCACTCGGATCGCCTGTCGTCATGGACTTTACACCTCATTCTAGATTTAAACTAGATCCGCAAGATGTTAATGGCAAAGATTCTGATGGAGGAGAAGATAAAAGGCTTGATGATGATTACCTCCCATTCTCTGTTCTGTTGATGCCTCGCAGTCTACTGATATTCAAGGATAAGGCATACTCAG ATTATTTGCATGGTATTAAAGATTGTGCGGTACAATGCTATGATGGG GATTGGACTTTGGGGAAAAGCAGAAATTGCCACACGTGTATCAACCAACTGAAACTGACGTGTGATTTTCCGCCGAAAAAAAGACAGAACTGGTGTTTACTTTGA
- the LOC130981766 gene encoding histone-lysine N-methyltransferase ASHH3-like: MKLVQTEKCGSGIVAAEDIKLGEFVIEYVGEVIDDKTCEERLWNMKHRGDSNFYLCEINRDTVIDATYKGNKSRYINHSCCPNTEMQKWIADGETRIAIFATRDIQKGEQLTYDYRRFVQFGADQECHCGAVACRRKLGVQPTKPKMSVKCQVYQNGGLQIGSSQVFAQSKSLKVCIGEVIRIKHLEHVRFGLIKWFNKYSRKHLILFEDGCVEIFDMSKEDWELTSLWCNYF; this comes from the exons ATGAAATTAGTTCAG ACTGAGAAATGTGGCTCTGGTATTGTAGCTGCTGAAGATATTAAGCTTGGGGAGTTTGTTATAGAATATGTTGGAGAAG TAATTGATGACAAAACATGTGAAGAAAGACTTTGGAACATGAAGCATCGTGGGGATTCAAACTTTTACTTATGTGAAATCAATCGAGATACTGTGATTGATGCCACATATAAGGGAAACAAATCTAGATATATCAATCATAGTTGCTGTCCCAATACAGAGATGCAGAAATG GATAGCAGATGGTGAAACCAGAATAGCCATTTTTGCTACACGAGACATTCAAAAGGGTGAACAACTCACCTACGATTACCG CAGGTTTGTCCAATTTGGCGCAGACCAAGAATGTCACTGCGGTGCTGTTGCCTGCAGGCGTAAGCTTGGTGTCCAACCTACAAAGCCTAAAATGTCAGTTAAATGTCAG gTATATCAGAATGGAGGTTTGCAAATTG GCAGTTCTCAAGTTTTTGCGCAATCAAAAAGCTTAAAAGTTTGCATTGGGGAAGTTATTAGGATAAAACACCTTGAACATGTGAG GTTTGGGCTTATTAAATGGTTTAACAAATATTCCCGAAAACACTTG ATCCTGTTTGAAGATGGCTGTGTTGAAATTTTTGACATGTCTAAAGAAGATTGGGAACTCACTAGTTTGTGGTGCAATTACTTTTGA
- the LOC130979823 gene encoding uncharacterized protein LOC130979823, whose translation MIKRHQCSFFFLIRMAHRILLFICKPIFHLPLKIFASHSYSLPFSQSRSLLPPLTTTPYSLPFSQSKSPLPPLTTATRNRINNRLWCSTTVDATTEDVSKRYLELTDDELMRQCEMGTFRTSGPGGQHRNKRDTAVRLKHLPTGIVAQASEDRSQHKNRASALKRLRARIALKLRKTVDLEAYSPPRELLQILPPKSSIRGSDCGPQIGPNNPKFLLGMQALLDLIFAVEGSVSDAAKYLGLSTGALSRLILSDDSLRMEVNELRASKGMKPLK comes from the exons ATGATAAAGCGACACCAAtgctccttcttcttcttaatAAGAATGGCTCACAGAATCTTATTATTCATATGCAAACCAATTTTCCATCTTCCTCTTAAAATCTTCGCTTCACACTCTTATTCTCTTCCATTTTCTCAATCACGATCACTGTTACCGCCGTTAACAACAACACCTTATTCTCTTCCATTTTCTCAATCAAAATCACCGCTACCACCGTTAACAACAGCAACTAGAAACAGAATCAACAACCGACTGTGGTGCTCCACCACCGTTGATGCCACCACCGAAGATGTTTCCAAACGCTACCTTGAGCTCACTGACGACGAGCTCATGCGCCAGTGCGAAATGGGAACTTTCAGGACCTCCGGCCCCGGCGGCCAGCACCGCAACAAACGCGACACCGCCGTCCGCCTTAAGCACCTCCCTACCGGCATCGTCGCTCAG GCTTCCGAGGATCGCTCTCAGCACAAGAATCGCGCTTCCGCTTTGAAACGCCTTCGTGCTCGTATTGCTCTCAAAC TTAGGAAGACAGTGGATCTTGAAGCTTATTCGCCACCAAGGGAGCTTCTTCAGATACTTCCTCCCAAGTCATCCATTAGAGGTTCAGATTGTGGTCCACAAATTGGACCCAATAACCCCAAGTTTTTGCTG GGAATGCAAGCTCTATTGGATCTCATTTTTGCAGTTGAGGGTTCCGTCTCAGATGCTGCAAAATATCTTGG GTTAAGTACTGGGGCACTGTCTCGGTTAATTCTATCAGATGATTCACTTAGAATGGAAGTAAATGAACTGCGGGCATCAAAG GGTATGAAGCCTCTCAAGTAG
- the LOC130981765 gene encoding uncharacterized protein LOC130981765 isoform X1: MMEEKEKLDSYKVGSLPTVIYIPDFITDSEQSFLLNNIYGAPASKWKLLKNRRLQNWGGVVHEKGLLPQPLPPWLTNLTQKISEESRLFPSAINHVLINEYLPNQGIMPHQDGPAYFPVVAILSLGSPVVMDFTPHSRFKLDPQDVNGKDSDGGEDKRLDDDYLPFSVLLMPRSLLIFKDKAYSDYLHGIKDCAVQCYDGAVNEMEALKHNESDRPYFGSEESVETMGKEERGTVGREVGILGVLIKVVLVRRTYTESRKLCTLGIFF; this comes from the exons ATGatggaagagaaagagaaattaGATAGTTACAAAGTTGGATCTTTGCCTACTGTAATATATATACCTGATTTCATCACAGATAGTGAACAAAGCTTTCTTCTTAACAAT ATATATGGAGCCCCTGCATCAAAGTGGAAGTTGTTGAAGAATAGGAGGTTACAGAATTGGG GTGGCGTTGTCCATGAGAAGGGCCTTCTACCTCAACCAT TGCCTCCATGGTTAACAAATCTTACACAAAAGATATCAGAAGAATCAAGACTATTTCCGTCAGCAATCAATCATGTTCTCATCAATGAGTACTTACCTAACCAAGGCATAATG CCACATCAAGATGGTCCAGCTTACTTTCCAGTTGTAGCTATTCTTTCACTCGGATCGCCTGTCGTCATGGACTTTACACCTCATTCTAGATTTAAACTAGATCCGCAAGATGTTAATGGCAAAGATTCTGATGGAGGAGAAGATAAAAGGCTTGATGATGATTACCTCCCATTCTCTGTTCTGTTGATGCCTCGCAGTCTACTGATATTCAAGGATAAGGCATACTCAG ATTATTTGCATGGTATTAAAGATTGTGCGGTACAATGCTATGATGGG GCTGTAAATGAAATGGAAGCTTTGAAACACAATGAATCAGATAGACCCTATTTTGGCTCAGAGGAATCAGTGGAAACAATGGGGAAGGAAGAGA GAGGAACTGTGGGAAGAGAAGTTGGAATTCTTGGAGTCTTAATTAAAGTGGTATTGGTCAGAAGGACTTACACTGAAAGCCGGAAACTTTGTACATTGGGGATTTTCTTCTAG
- the LOC130981765 gene encoding uncharacterized protein LOC130981765 isoform X3, translated as MMEEKEKLDSYKVGSLPTVIYIPDFITDSEQSFLLNNIYGAPASKWKLLKNRRLQNWGGVVHEKGLLPQPLPPWLTNLTQKISEESRLFPSAINHVLINEYLPNQGIMPHQDGPAYFPVVAILSLGSPVVMDFTPHSRFKLDPQDVNGKDSDGGEDKRLDDDYLPFSVLLMPRSLLIFKDKAYSDYLHGIKDCAVQCYDGAVNEMEALKHNESDRPYFGSEESVETMGKEESKACY; from the exons ATGatggaagagaaagagaaattaGATAGTTACAAAGTTGGATCTTTGCCTACTGTAATATATATACCTGATTTCATCACAGATAGTGAACAAAGCTTTCTTCTTAACAAT ATATATGGAGCCCCTGCATCAAAGTGGAAGTTGTTGAAGAATAGGAGGTTACAGAATTGGG GTGGCGTTGTCCATGAGAAGGGCCTTCTACCTCAACCAT TGCCTCCATGGTTAACAAATCTTACACAAAAGATATCAGAAGAATCAAGACTATTTCCGTCAGCAATCAATCATGTTCTCATCAATGAGTACTTACCTAACCAAGGCATAATG CCACATCAAGATGGTCCAGCTTACTTTCCAGTTGTAGCTATTCTTTCACTCGGATCGCCTGTCGTCATGGACTTTACACCTCATTCTAGATTTAAACTAGATCCGCAAGATGTTAATGGCAAAGATTCTGATGGAGGAGAAGATAAAAGGCTTGATGATGATTACCTCCCATTCTCTGTTCTGTTGATGCCTCGCAGTCTACTGATATTCAAGGATAAGGCATACTCAG ATTATTTGCATGGTATTAAAGATTGTGCGGTACAATGCTATGATGGG GCTGTAAATGAAATGGAAGCTTTGAAACACAATGAATCAGATAGACCCTATTTTGGCTCAGAGGAATCAGTGGAAACAATGGGGAAGGAAGAGA GCAAAGCGTGTTATTGA
- the LOC130979200 gene encoding putative clathrin assembly protein At1g33340 — protein MGVVDIQGKLKLAIGSMKDHASIGKALMNHHQYNGFTSINIAVLRATGHDNGTIDDKYMHEILFLVSNSPNSIPFLAERISCRLAKTKDSLVALKTLVLIHRLLRGGNRSFEKELCKAHVSGHLQISTRPCFTKNGYDRSLGFLQKYASYIEERMSWLINQAGKLEPAIVSKGLEFRSYDEKSIDMVFRTLPKCQVLIDKVLEFSSNDMLGSDHSLVAQVAMSNTLRESFQVYVTFSEGIAALVNMLFDLTPSARGLACEILKKASLQSQRLHDLYASCKKIVRNKSLDYPFVQLISMDHIIALDQYGSPKVQPLASQSHVSLSRRMGISNPPQISNQFKGSSPEREKKEEKIEINLSPPTTHFSWTLETKISKVWVLFEDEPTNESQV, from the coding sequence ATGGGTGTAGTAGATATACAAGGCAAGCTCAAATTGGCTATTGGCTCTATGAAAGATCATGCATCTATTGGTAAGGCCTTGATGAACCATCACCAATATAATGGCTTTACAAGCATAAATATAGCAGTTCTGCGTGCCACCGGTCATGACAATGGCACCATTGATGACAAATACATGCATGAGATCCTCTTCCTTGTCTCAAACTCTCCGAATTCCATCCCCTTTCTTGCCGAGAGGATCTCTTGCCGCCTTGCCAAAACCAAGGACAGCCTTGTTGCCCTCAAGACCCTTGTCCTGATCCACCGCCTCCTCCGAGGCGGAAACAGGTCATTTGAAAAGGAATTATGCAAGGCACATGTTTCTGGCCATTTACAAATCAGTACAAGGCCATGTTTCACAAAGAATGGTTATGATCGTTCACTTGGATTCCTACAAAAATATGCTTCTTACATTGAAGAAAGGATGAGTTGGCTAATCAACCAAGCGGGGAAGCTTGAACCAGCAATTGTTTCAAAAGGGTTAGAGTTTAGGAGCTATGATGAGAAATCCATTGACATGGTATTCAGAACATTGCCAAAATGCCAAGTTCTCATTGATAAGGTTTTGGAATTCTCATCAAATGATATGTTGGGGTCAGATCATAGCCTTGTTGCTCAAGTTGCCATGAGCAACACCTTGAGGGAAAGCTTCCAAGTTTATGTGACATTCTCTGAGGGGATCGCAGCACTTGTCAACATGCTCTTTGATCTAACACCATCGGCAAGAGGACTGGCATGTGAGATTCTGAAGAAAGCTTCATTGCAGAGCCAAAGGCTCCATGATCTCTATGCAAGTTGCAAGAAAATTGTTAGAAACAAAAGTTTGGATTATCCGTTTGTCCAATTAATCAGCATGGATCATATAATTGCATTGGATCAATATGGTAGTCCAAAAGTTCAACCTTTGGCTTCACAGTCACATGTCTCTTTATCAAGAAGAATGGGAATCTCAAACCCACCTCAGATTTCAAACCAATTCAAAGGATCATCACCAGAAAGGGAAAAGAAGGAAGAGAAAATTGAGATAAATTTGTCACCACCTACTACTCATTTTTCATGGACACTAGAGACTAAAATAAGCAAGGTATGGGTGCTATTTGAAGATGAACCTACCAATGAATCACAAGTGTAG